The Muntiacus reevesi chromosome 10, mMunRee1.1, whole genome shotgun sequence genome has a segment encoding these proteins:
- the SLC25A37 gene encoding mitoferrin-1 isoform X3 — protein MATLLHDAVMNPAEVVKQRMQMYNSPHRSALSCIRTVWGTEGLGAFYRSYTTQLTMNIPFQSIHFITYEFLQEQINPYRGYNPQSHIISGGLAGALAAAATTPLDVCKTLLNTQENMALNLANISGRLSGMANAFRTVYQLNGLPGYFKGVQARVIYQMPSTAISWSVYEFFKYFLTKHKLENRTPY, from the coding sequence TCGTGAAGCAACGCATGCAGATGTACAACTCGCCACACCGGTCGGCCCTCAGCTGCATCCGGACAGTGTGGGGGACGGAGGGCTTGGGGGCCTTCTACCGGAGTTACACCACGCAGCTGACCATGAACATTCCCTTCCAGTCCATCCACTTCATCACCTACGAGTTCCTGCAGGAGCAGATCAACCCCTACCGGGGCTACAACCCGCAGTCACACATCATCTCAGGCGGGCTGGCCGGCGCCCTggccgccgccgccaccacccCCCTGGACGTCTGTAAGACCCTCCTCAACACTCAGGAGAACATGGCCCTCAACCTGGCCAACATCAGCGGCCGGCTGTCGGGCATGGCCAACGCCTTCCGGACGGTGTACCAGCTGAACGGCCTGCCCGGGTACTTCAAAGGCGTGCAGGCCCGCGTCATCTACCAGATGCCGTCCACTGCCATCTCCTGGTCCGTCTATGAGTTCTTCAAGTACTTCCTCACCAAGCACAAGCTGGAGAATCGAACTCCCTACTAA